In the Pongo abelii isolate AG06213 chromosome 9, NHGRI_mPonAbe1-v2.0_pri, whole genome shotgun sequence genome, tctccccactccaccaAGGAAGATTTGGAAATTGTtccaaatagaaattataaacatTAGCCTGGAGCTGTGCTGTCTCTGTCTGGTTTtgatgctttttttgttttaactaaaGGCTCATGTTGTTTGTTTAATCTTCATCAGTACTGCAAAAACATGTGGTATAAGACTTAACTGTGCCCCAAGCACCCTACACATAAGAAGGGATTTTCATCTGAATTAGTTTGTATTTCAAAGAGCACTGGGATAGCCAGATTGCTAAGAATTTGCTCAAGTAAAACTTTAGAACTATTGGAATCTTAGAGATGTCTTGAATGGATTTGTTAGGATAGGATGGCTGCTGCCTGAGAATCCTCTTTGAACCTgacacgatttttttttttttttgaggagacaTTCTTTGTAATACATTGTGCTACTTTTCTCTCTAGGTTACCCTGAAGAGACTTACCCAATTTATGACCTTTCAGACTGTATCAAGCATAGGCAAGAAACAATCTTGGTGGATTACCCTGACCCAAAAGAACTTTCTGCTGAAGAAATAGCTGAAAGAGTGGGAATGATAGAAGAGGAAGAATCAGATCATTTGGGTTGGGAAAGTCTGCCCACTGACCCCAGAGCCCAGGAAGATAATTCTGTTACCTCGTGTGATCCAAAGCCAGAAACATGTTCCTGCTGTTTTCATGAAGACGAGGATCCTGCTGTCTTGGCAGAGAATGCTGGATTCAGTGCAGATAGCTACCCTGAGCAAGAGGAAACCACCAAAGAAGAGTGGTCCCAAGACTTTAAAGATGAAGGGTTGGGCATCAGCACCGATAAAGCATATACAGGCAGCATGCTGAGGAAGCGTAACCTCCAGGGTTtagagtgaaaaaagccagtctgaAGTATCCATTACTCAAGTCCCAAGGTGACCTCTCTCTCCTCAGATTTCCTTCTTGGCCCTGTGCCCTGCATTTTCTTCACTGTGTTCAAGTGTCATAGCTATCAGGTCACTATCATGGATATCATGTATCCTTCCTGGTGCTCACACACCTGTCACCTTGTAAAACACAGACATTAGTGTGAACACAGGACAGCTTCgctctttctcttcctgccttTCCTC is a window encoding:
- the RIC3 gene encoding protein RIC-3 isoform X4, giving the protein MCYTSFNSQLSKGKTTAEDGKCYTATPGNTHRKITSFELAQLQEKLKETEAAMEKLINRVGPNGESIQTDHSDVYIHCLGVFTTKRLDCLIFLSRAQTVTSDQEKRLLHQLREITRVMKEGKFIDRFSPEKEAEEAPYMEDWEGYPEETYPIYDLSDCIKHRQETILVDYPDPKELSAEEIAERVGMIEEEESDHLGWESLPTDPRAQEDNSVTSCDPKPETCSCCFHEDEDPAVLAENAGFSADSYPEQEETTKEEWSQDFKDEGLGISTDKAYTGSMLRKRNLQGLE
- the RIC3 gene encoding protein RIC-3 isoform X5; amino-acid sequence: MCYTSFNSQLSKGKTTAEDGKCYTATPGNTHRKITSFELAQLQEKLKETEAAMEKLINRVGPNGERAQTVTSDQEKRLLHQLREITRVMKEGKFIDRFSPEKEAEEAPYMEDWEGYPEETYPIYDLSDCIKHRQETILVDYPDPKELSAEEIAERVGMIEEEESDHLGWESLPTDPRAQEDNSVTSCDPKPETCSCCFHEDEDPAVLAENAGFSADSYPEQEETTKEEWSQDFKDEGLGISTDKAYTGSMLRKRNLQGLE
- the RIC3 gene encoding protein RIC-3 isoform X6 encodes the protein MQLLTILSQLGPGFKRAQTVTSDQEKRLLHQLREITRVMKEGKFIDRFSPEKEAEEAPYMEDWEGYPEETYPIYDLSDCIKHRQETILVDYPDPKELSAEEIAERVGMIEEEESDHLGWESLPTDPRAQEDNSVTSCDPKPETCSCCFHEDEDPAVLAENAGFSADSYPEQEETTKEEWSQDFKDEGLGISTDKAYTGSMLRKRNLQGLE